Part of the Thermococcus sp. 18S1 genome, AGATAAGCGGTGAGAGCCGATGCTATCGAGAGCACTCCCGCGGCCAGCACGGGCAGGTTCGGTGCGAGTGATGCCAGATAGCCCGCGGAAAGGCCACCGGCAAACCGAACCGGCCCCGAGAGGGCCCTGACCCTGCCGAGAACGTCTTTGACCCTGCTCCCGTCTCCAAGGGAATCGTACAGCCAGGGTATCATCGTCCCGCTGACCAGCGCCGCCCCGAGTCCCGTCATCGCTGAACCCAGGAGAATCATCGGAAGGTTCCCTGACAGCGCTATTACCAAGAGGCCGGTGCCGAAGAGAGCACTCCCCGCTGCGTACGTTTTCACCCTGCCGTACCGGTCCGCGAAACCGCCCGTTGGAAAGTCCGTTAGGAGCTGAACGATCTCAGAAACGCCCTGAACCAGGCCAATCTCCGAAAAACTGAGGCCGGCAGTTTTAAGCCACAGGCTCAGGTAGGGGCCCAATACCGCCGAGCCCAGAGAGCTCAGCAGTGCCGTCACCGTGTAGCGCCATTCCAGACCGCGCTTTCCTCCTCCCGTGAACGATAGGCATCACCCCTGTACAAAAGGAGGCAGAAATTTAAAAATTTTGGGCTACTTCACCGCCACCAGCCAGTACCGCCGGTCGTTGGGCCTCAGCTCGTGGAGGTCCCCGTAGATTTTGACCCGCCTGAAGTGCTTCTCGGCCAAAAGCCTCATCTCTCGTGGGGTGTAGATGTTGAGCTCATCGTCCACCATGAAGGCCCTAACGCTCCCATCGGGCTTCACTATCTGCACGAGCCTCTTGAAGTGGAGCTTTTGTGTCGCCGGCCCTACCTCGCGCCAGTCGGTTATGATTAACCGCTCGTCGCCCTTCCGTTCGTCCCACACTATCGGGCCGTCCCTTCCGCCGTAATACCAGCACGGAAAGTCGGCGATGAAAATTCCGCCCGGTTTCAGGGCCCGTTTTACAGAATTAAACAATTGTTGAATTGCAGAATCATCGAAGTACATAATGGACGAGAAGAACAT contains:
- a CDS encoding class I SAM-dependent methyltransferase, translating into MHELYTALAEYYDAIYKRRAERIGKEIDFVEGLFENEAERGVRKILDLACGTGIPTLELARRGYQVTGLDLHEEMLAVARRKAEGEGLKIEFIRGDALKIDFEEEFDAVTMFFSSIMYFDDSAIQQLFNSVKRALKPGGIFIADFPCWYYGGRDGPIVWDERKGDERLIITDWREVGPATQKLHFKRLVQIVKPDGSVRAFMVDDELNIYTPREMRLLAEKHFRRVKIYGDLHELRPNDRRYWLVAVK